The following are encoded in a window of Fragaria vesca subsp. vesca unplaced genomic scaffold, FraVesHawaii_1.0 scf0513040, whole genome shotgun sequence genomic DNA:
- the LOC101312887 gene encoding uncharacterized protein LOC101312887: MSSSSYPYVLIPLMMLLLVYVTTPVDGKVTVTITNTLPGNPDLTLHCKSKDDDLGEHLLHPGNSYHFRFGVSWIGTTMFWCTFQWSGQSKYFHVYDNDRDDCNACTWTLREAGPCLQGKKETCYVWR, encoded by the coding sequence ATGAGTTCATCATCTTACCCATATGTTCTTATTCCGCTCATGATGCTGCTACTGGTTTATGTAACCACACCGGTCGATGGGAAAGTAACGGTCACGATCACCAACACTCTTCCCGGCAATCCAGATCTTACGCTACACTGTAAATCTAAGGACGATGATCTTGGAGAACACCTACTGCACCCTGGGAACAGCTACCACTTCAGGTTTGGGGTATCCTGGATTGGCACTACGATGTTCTGGTGCACATTTCAGTGGTCTGGACAATCGAAATATTTCCATGTCTACGACAATGATAGAGATGACTGCAACGCTTGCACTTGGACTTTGAGAGAAGCTGGCCCTTGTTTGCAAGGCAAGAAAGAGACTTGCTATGTGTGGCGTTAG
- the LOC101313175 gene encoding uncharacterized protein LOC101313175, with the protein MNSKSNMGVLLIFVLFAASYGHGSEESSWGKKYFVRIVNNLDGNQELTFKCFSEDDIIGPRTIPPNEQFEFEFRETLFTFFQRSAWYSNYTCDFQAFNQKAVDAHCGGVHCIWTARQDGMYLFNIQTQEYVKKSDWSMRL; encoded by the coding sequence ATGAATAGCAAGAGCAACATGGGAGTTTTactaatttttgttctttttgctgCTTCATACGGGCATGGTAGCGAGGAAAGCAGCTGGGGGAAGAAGTACTTTGTACGTATAGTGAACAATCTCGATGGCAATCAAGAACTTACGTTCAAGTGCTTTTCTGAGGATGATATTATTGGTCCTCGTACTATTCCTCCAAATGagcaatttgaatttgaatttcgTGAAACCCTCTTTACATTTTTCCAGCGTTCTGCATGGTACTCGAATTACACCTGTGATTTTCAGGCTTTTAATCAGAAAGCCGTTGATGCACACTGTGGTGGTGTTCATTGCATATGGACTGCTCGACAAGATGGAATGTACTTGTTCAATATCCAAACACAAGAATATGTAAAGAAGTCTGATTGGAGCATGAGATTATGA
- the LOC101312595 gene encoding uncharacterized protein LOC101312595 produces MMKGKAVWFLFFFSLAIVPSMCTVIPFLKHYVRIVNSLNNEQLDYHCHSKDDDLGHRTLPPNGEWEFKFHVTFKTKFECKAWHSNFKYYANFTAYEMTDHFDDLCGGRHCIYKFLEDGIYVHNVKSGDELRQVTWTR; encoded by the coding sequence ATGATGAAGGGAAAAGCAGTctggttcttgttcttcttttccttggcCATTGTTCCAAGTATGTGCACTGTTATTCCTTTCCTAAAGCACTATGTTCGCATTGTTAACAGCTTAAACAACGAACAATTAGACTACCATTGTCACTCTAAGGACGATGATCTTGGTCATCGTACTCTACCTCCCAATGGGGAATGGGAATTCAAGTTTCATGTAACATTCAAGACGAAATTCGAGTGTAAAGCATGGCACTCAAATTTCAAGTACTATGCCAATTTCACCGCATATGAAATGACTGATCATTTTGATGACCTCTGTGGTGGACGTCattgcatatataaatttttggaAGATGGAATTTACGTGCACAACGTCAAATCTGGTGATGAACTAAGACAGGTTACTTGGACGCGCTag
- the LOC101312309 gene encoding protein FAR1-RELATED SEQUENCE 5-like, which translates to MEKSMGESNNSLERSKEDLKPKYYMEFDSEIAAFNFYNAYARSEGFSIRRDGHGKDEKCVLTSRTFVCCKEGFRKEDKSDDLTKNPRAQTRTACGAIMGIKLVRHTGKYCVYRFSEEHNHPLVKQDCVQWLPSHRNVTSADSAFIDLTANSGVPQKPAFELMGQQAGGRESLSFTRQDQKNYLQTVQQRKMKFGEASYLMEYFSKQMLENPSFFYEKQLDSEDQITNIFWADAKMIMDYGIFGDVVSFDTTYKLNEANRPFAIFVGLNNHRETVIFGAALMYDETAASFIWLFETFLKAMCGKPPQTFFTDQDVTIAKVVLHVMPDTYHQLCIWHLMQNAAKKVGFLFRNSNGDEKEGNIFNKLLYQIEEENEFLSAWESMLDEYNAHDNTWLAATFAIRKKWVHAYVKWTWSAGMHST; encoded by the coding sequence ATGGAAAAGTCTATGGGAGAAAGCAACAATAGTTTGGAGAGATCAAAAGAAGATTTGAAACCTAAATATTACATGGAGTTTGATTCTGAGATTGCCGCATTCAACTTTTATAATGCATATGCTCGCAGTGAAGGCTTTAGCATTAGAAGAGACGGTCATGGCAAGGATGAAAAATGTGTACTCACTTCAAGGACTTTTGTATGTTGTAAGGAAGGTTTTCGGAAAGAAGATAAGAGTGATGATTTGACAAAAAATCCAAGAGCACAGACAAGAACCGCATGTGGAGCAATTATGGGGATTAAGTTGGTTAGGCATACAGGAAAGTATTGTGTTTACCGTTTCTCTGAAGAGCATAATCATCCTCTTGTCAAACAAGATTGTGTGCAATGGTTGCCATCCCATCGAAATGTAACATCTGCAGATAGTGCTTTTATAGACTTGACTGCAAATTCAGGAGTACCGCAAAAGCCTGCATTTGAATTAATGGGTCAGCAAGCTGGTGGAAGAGAGTCATTGAGTTTTACAAGGCAAGACCAAAAGAACTATCTTCAAACTgtccaacaaagaaaaatgaaatttggagAAGCTAGTTATCTGATGGAATATTTTTCAAAGCAGATGTTAGAAAATCCATCATTCTTTTATGAGAAGCAGCTGGACAGTGAGGACCAAATCACTAACATTTTTTGGGCCGATGCTAAAATGATAATGGATTATGGTATATTTGGAGATGTGGTAAGTTTTGATACCACATACAAACTTAATGAAGCAAATCGACCATTTGCGATCTTTGTTGGATTAAATAACCACAGAGAGACAGTTATATTTGGAGCTGCTCTAATGTACGACGAGACTGCTGCATCCTTTATTTGGTTGTTTGAAACCTTTTTGAAGGCAATGTGTGGGAAGCCTCCACAAACATTTTTTACTGATCAAGACGTAACGATAGCCAAGGTTGTTTTACATGTGATGCCTGATACGTACCATCAACTTTGTATATGGCATTTGATGCAAAATGCTGCAAAGAAAGTAGGCTTCTTATTTAGAAACTCTAATGGCGATGAGAAGGAAGGTAATATATTCAACAAATTGCTTTATCAGATTGAGGAAGAAAATGAGTTCTTGAGTGCTTGGGAGTCTATGCTTGATGAGTACAATGCACATGATAATACTTGGTTGGCTGCAACATTtgcaataagaaaaaaatgggTACATGCATATGTGAAGTGGACATGGTCAGCAGGAATGCACAGTACATAA